ATTGCCCTGGTCATTTTAATGTATCAAATTCAAGTGTGGTTTCAACATGTATAACAAAGCAAGTTTTAGAATGATCAAACCATGTGTGATATTATTCAACAAAAGAAAATAGAGCAAATTTGAATGAACTGTTCTTTAGGCTCGAAAGCTCACAAATAAGTTAAAAATATGTCAAATCTTATACATCCTTCATTCAAatcaattgcaagaaaataaaatactcATACTAGTAACATTACGGTACTCAAATTTGTCTTGATTATATTTTCATAACACAAGAAACTCcaaaaccaaattaaaaattttgaattttcatgaaaaatttttacactTGAAATATCCCTCCCCTACACTTAAATCAGACATTGCTCTCAATAGATGAAATATAAGTGCAAAAAGATATAAGAGAATTCCCTTGAATATTGAGCTAAGCATTCAGGAGGGAATACATTACTTAAAAACCAATGTATGTGAAGCACGCATTAAGGTGTTGGGTTATGGAGATGGCGGAATAATGACTACAATGATAGAAAGATGTCATCAGCGATGACGTTAGAGTCACGATATTGGAGGCTgctaaggaaaagaaacaaagaagaGAGAGTAAATTagggcaaaagaaagaaataaaaacatggtATAAAGCGTAGGCATGCCTTATGAGCCTTTTTTTTTGCCACTAGATCTTTGTTGTAAGGCGTGGTCACGTTGTATAAGGAAGAGTTCCATCCAAGTTTCAAAATCACTAAGTCTCATTTAGCATAGAGCGTAGGCatgttttatttcaaatttgaaactgGACATAAAACGTGGACACGTCTTATATTAGAAAGTTTTCTGCCCCAGAAATTGCCTCTAATCAAAATGAAAGCTTCACAGAACGTGTCCACAACCTACATCAAAAAGTTTTCtgtcaaaaggaaatgaaataaaCCTAACTTTCACAGaaaatatgaaatcaaaacataaaatgactaaaaattgAAACTCTTGGGTTGccttaggggtggcaatttctgACACGAcccgaaaacacgacacgaacctaacacgaaattaatgggtttggattgaaattttgggggttcgggtcagaatcgggtcgaacccgatgaacccgaaaagaaaacaggtcaatttcgggtcaacccgtggtgacctgatatgacccgatatgacccgtttacaaattaaaaataatttaataaacataaaaattattttatctaactaaactaaatcattcttttttttcaaaggcattaattacttaatcctaaatgaatttatttaccttgtatgaagttaaaattattatatttggacaaataatataattcgttttaatttattttatatttggtttggaataaaacacttttacggtgtttaatttattttggatttgatttgaaattatttatttaaatttttattacttgatgatgtaattaattttgtgagaaattgattttattagaatatacagtgataaattaataaattaaaattaattttcagGTCATTTCGGGTTGACCCGCCAAcccaaaattttcgggttcgtgtCAGATATACTGACCCGTCACAGGTTGACAAGTCGAgttcgggtcaacagattttTTGCCACCCCTAAGTTGCCTCCCAATCAGCGCCTTTTTTTAACGTCTTTGACTAGATGATACTATGTTTGTTCAAGAAGAATAAAATCTTTTAACTCTTTTCATTACTTGCTCCTCATGCCAGTAATTCTTAAGCAAATGAGCTACTTTATTCCCCGGTTCAAAATGTTTGGTCACTGCAACTCCTAGTTTATCTCTCACAAACTTCTAAATCCCCACACTTAAGATGTAATAGTTGTTGCAATAAGGCTGAAGCATGTTTCCCTATACAGATTTTCTCCTTGCCATTCAGCTTCTCAATTTTGTGAAACATTTCTAGAATTTCTTGCTCCTTCCCCTCTTCCTTAGATCTTGCAAATCAACTAGGAAATGAAGAAGGTATCACCATAGTTGAGGGTTGTTCACTAGACTCTTTCATCAGAGAAGTTTGAGGTTGGAGTCTCATTTCTTCTTTCTCAACTTCCTCTTCAACTACATGCTTAAATCCTACCTTTTGAGACTCTTGCACTTCTTTATCGCTTCTTAAGGTAATTACACTCACATTTTACTTGGGGTGAACAATGGTCTATGAGTGCAATTTTTCAGAAATTTGAGACTTTAGTCGGGCTCACTGTAGATACTAGTTGACTCATTTGATCCTCTAGGTTTTGAATATTCGTTCTTGTCTCCTATTGAAATTGTTGTATATTACTATCTATTGATTTAACAATTTTCTCAAGAGATATACTTGGCATGGATGATGTTTGTTGCTATTGAAACCTAGAGGCCTCGCTGCATAACTAAAGCTAGAGTTATCCTTCCATCCTTGAGTGTACATGTTTGAACAAGGATCATACCCCCTTTGGAGAGGGTTTAGGAATCCTCCAACAATATAAACTTGGGTGTTCAAGCCATCTTGTAGTGTGGGACACATGTTAGTTGGATGACCCAAAACATAACATATTCCATAGGTTTTAATTTATTGCACTTGCCTTACAACCAACtttttcataagaaatgttaTAAAATATAAACATTGATCAATAGAAGAGTCACTTGATTTATTAACCCTCTTGGGAATGAAATCCTGTATACCATCAAATCATTGAGTATTGATAGCCATAAACTAGCAATAGAataaggaaaaaacaaaaataaaaaatccaaaaaataaaCTAATAAAGCACTAGTCCTCGGCAATGGCGCCAATATTTGTTAGGTATCAaaccaataaaaataaaattcctactctaAAAATATCAATTCAAGTACAGTGATGAAGAGGCCTTTCCTGGGTAGCTCGTTTGGTCACGACAGCCCCTCAGAAGCCGTTGTCCATCTCCCCCACCAAGGATCGAGTCCCAGGGTTAACGTGCTCAGGGGAAGGGGCCTATCCTCTCGGGCCGGGAGGGATTAGTCGGGTTCGGTCTACCCGATGACCCGAATACCCCTCcgtctggaaaaaaaaaagtatagtgATGAAGAGGCTCGTAATTTCAAGGAttggatgatttatttctttgcaaagaaacaataaataaaataggGGATTGTAGAAAATTTACTTAAATAACTcacttgaataaaaaaaatcaatagcataaaattaaataaaagtaaaccAATAAAAGACAATTCTCTAGTCAAAGGTTTAATCTTCACTTTGTTCATTTAACTGATCATCAATGCAAAGAtaaaattcatttatttataaatgaatTGGTTATGGCTGCCAATAAGTTCTGACAACCTGTTTTTCCTTACTGCTTCAATAATCACAACAAGATCTGCGACTATTTCTCTTGCCAATTAAGCAACCCTAAACAATCTCTTAGAATTTAACCTATTGATAACATTAATAATTAGAGAAGTTACCAATTCTGACCAACAAATACACAAGCTCTGTTTATTTAGGTCAAACTATATATTCCCATGACAtaaattcaaaagtttttactataatcaaattatatcactCTCCACaaacactaaaatcatcaaacaattatggatttgatattttagatggAAGTAGATTATTCTAATAATTAAATAGTGGCCAGTTATTTTATCGTATAAAATAATCATATTCATGACCgaacaaaaaatatataaatacttataAATAAATGAAGCAAATAAACTAAATTAGATCTCACGGTATTCGATGAACCAAAATTTTGATTGTCCTTTGACTAGAACAAGGATTTAGCCATGCCTTATAGTTGAAACACAGCCAAAGATATGATTAGGGTTTTTAgttgaagaggaaaagaagaaaaggaataaaGGAAAATTTTATTTCTAAGAATAAAGGAAAGCTAAGGCCAAATAATCCTGTTTTATTTCTAACTTATTCGTTTCTAATAGTCTCCCAAAAGTCACCATGATCCCCTACTAGTATTTGCCTTGTTATTCTAAATAGGATAAGACTGCTTTTATCAATATAATACTATCAATAttactaaaaaaattaaaagatattCTTCCTAAAAATTAATCAATATCCaacttcaaaaaagaaataaaatctcTTGATCAGTAGAAAAATCGAATAGGATCCGCTCCCAATCTCGAGATGTTCGAACTTCACAACAGGTTAAGATGTAGCCATGTCTTGTAAAGTATAGTCTTTGGAAAATTCAGCTTTTAATGCCCTTTTTACTCTCTTTTCACCATAAATTCCTAAAAACAACACTAAAAATCAAATATGAATAGAATCTAGCAATTAACACCattttttgacaaaacaaaaggagaaaTATTCACAAATTAAGCGCAAAATTAACCATTTAACATCGAAATTTAGGTTTTCTTTTACCAAAAAATCAAAGATTAGCTATGGAGGCTAATTAATTCTCAAGTACAACAGCCTTTTCTGAACCTTAATATGGTTAAGTAAAATATAAATGCTCAAAATTTACAAACTTCTCAGTTTACCCCTTCATTGGTCAACTTTAATTAATTTGCCGCCTAGAATTTTCATTCTTCCAAATATGATACAATTAACTTAGCAGACCCAAAATTGAATTCCATTTCATCGTTTAGATGCACACATTGGAGAAAATACATACATGTCCTTAATAAAAGCACAGATTTCAGGAGCAACGGTACAAACTAATatgatgaaaataaaataacctCACAGAATATAAGTAATAATAGTTATGATTTGTGAATAAGTATGTCCTCAAGTGCACATATTTCTACCCTAAATTTCTTTTAGGCAAAATCGCTTCCAATTTGAGGTTCATAAGTAGATTAGGTCACAACGTAAAGATTGTGTGATGGAAACAAGGCGAGAAAAGTGAGAAGTGCGTATTGTTGTAGATGGCACTTGCAATTGACCCctaaaaatatagaaaaattcCATAGCCCTTTTAAGGAATTATTACCTCAACGATGATATTTAATTCAAGGGTCTAAAAATCTTATTTCAAACATCCAACAATGAATTGACTTTGAGGGTATGATACTCTATAGGAATTTTAGATTCTCTCAAAAATACAAATTACATCAAAGTAGTATTTTAGTTTTGCCATCAAATTTTCctcattaaaaaaaagaaaaaaaaaaaggaaaagtgagGGTCTAAAATACAAAGAAGCAATGCAGTGATTGGACACTTGGACTCTGCTGCAAAAGTAGGCCAAATGGCCCAATCACTAATTTGGGCTCAGCACTTTCACACTTCCCTCTTCTTTTAAATCTGCACTAAACTATACCAATCTCCCAGTCTGTTCTCTCTCTTGCACACACAACACACACTCGTCCTCTCTCTTTGACACCTCCAATGCACATTTTGATGAAACCTCTCTCAGCTGAATTCGATCCCTAAAACCCACCAGGAAATAATGAAAGAATCCCCAAATTTaatctttcatgttttgtttcTTCTCCTTTTGATCAGCCCTTCagtgttttcttggaaaaaggATGAGTTCAGAAACTGCAACCAGACACCTTTCTGCAAACGCGCTCGTTCCCGGAAGCCCGGTGCGTGCAATCTGATCGCCACTGAGGTCTCAATTTCCGATGACGGTGACCTCATCGCCAAGCTCATTACAAAAACCCCGGAAAATAATGAGTCACAAGATCCCCCAGTTGAGGTAGATAGTAAGCCTTTACTCCTCACTATTTCAGTTTATCAAGATGGCATTTTGAGGCTAAAAATTGATGAAGATCAATCTTTGAACCCGCCCAAGAAAAGATTTGAGGTCCCTGATGTGATTGTTGACGAATTTTTGAGCAAGAAGTTGTACTTACAGAGGATTAGTGAGGAGAAAATTGATAATGATTTGGGTTTTTCATCAGTTGTATATTTAGATGGTGATTATGAAGGTGTGCTTAGGCATGATCCATTTGAGGTTTTTGTGAGGGAGAGACGGAATGGGAAGAGGGTTTTGTCTATAAACTCAAATGGGCTGTTTGATTTTGAGCAACTAAGGGAGAAAAAAGAAGGGGACGATTGGGAAGAGAGGTTTAGATCGCATACTGACACGAGGCCATATGGTCCGCAATCCTTAAGTTTTGATGTATCGTTTTTCGGGGCTGATATTGTTTCTGGTATCCCTGAGCATGCTACGAGTTTGGCTTTGAAGCCTACTAGTGGTCCTGGTGTGGAGGATGGTTTTTCTGAGCCTTACCGGCTTTTTAATCTTGATGTGTTTGAGTATCTTCATGAATCACCCTTTGGCCTATATGGTTCCATTCCATTCATGTTTTCTCACGGAAAGGCAAGGGGGAGTTCTGGGTTTTTCTGGTTGAATGCAGCTGAAATGCAGATTGACGTTTTTGGTACAGGGTGGAATGCTGGTCAGGATAAGATAATGATGCCAGTGGATGAGAAGAGGATTGATACATTGTGGATGAGTGAGGCTGGAGTGGTGGATGCATTCTTTTTTGTTGGTCCTGGGCCAAAAGATGTCATCAGGCAGTACACTTCTGTGACAGGAAGACCAGCAATGCCACAGTTGTTTGCAACGGCATATCACCAATGCAGGTGGAATTACAGAGATGAAGAGGATGTTTTTGGTGTTGACTCGAAGTTTGATGAGCATGATATCCCATATGATGTACTGTGGCTTGATATCGAGCATACAGATGGGAAGAGGTATTTTACTTGGGACAAGGTCTTATTTCCTAACCCAGAAGAGATGCAGAACAAGTTGGCTGCAAAGGGTAGGCATATGGTTACTATTGTGGATCCTCATATTAAACGGGATGACAATTATTACATACACAAGGAGGCTTCAGATAATGGTTATTACGTCAAGGATGCAAGTAACAGGGATTTCGATGGGTGGTGCTGGCCTGGGTCCTCATCTTATGTTGACGTGGTCGATCCAGATATTAGGTCCTGGTGGGCTGACAAATTTTCCTATGGTAACTACGTTGGTTCGACTCCATCCTTGTACATATGGAATGACATGAATGAGCCATCTGTATTTAATGGTCCAGAGGTAAATTGTTGTTACTCAATGGTTTTGATCAGTAAATGGTTCGTATTGTGCAAGTCTTTCAACCTTTAGTTCTAAGTCCTTTAGGACATTACTCATATATGCTTTGATAAAATATTGAGAACGCCCTCTTAGTATTCTTGCGTCCAGCTATAGCAAATGTTAAATTCAAATCATTAATCCAGTTGGACAAACTATTGATAGTATATTCCTACACACGTGATAAAAGCATTGACTCCTGGAATGCCTCCTTGACTCTGACATTGACAGTATACGAGAAGATAACATTTTATATCTGTATAGGGTGGTTTGGGAATGAGAAGTTTGGAGAGTCATTCTTTTCTTTGGCTTCAGATGACCTGAGCTTATCTATAAAATCAAATTGACTTGATTGCCTTTCTGAGGTCTGAGCCAATTAGTCTTCATGCAATCTTAGATTTTATCAAGTTGTCAACCTGATTAAGTTGCAGCATTAAGTGGTTGTCGTTTTCTTGATAAAACTTAGACATAGCATGTCATTTATCCTCCTGTTAGCTCAAATAAAGCTACAATCATTTTCAATGGGGATTTTGTTCTATATCTCCTGATCAGTAATGGTATGACTTGTACAGCTTGAAGGCTGAACTCTATATGGATAATGTTGTGTTCACGAGAGGACAAGAGCAGTCATTCATGAGTTTGTAATGAATTATAATTCAATTCCAGCATTTTTGCAACTTAATAAAATAGGAAGCGATGTGGAGATAGGGGAGAGAGAAAAACTCCAAAATTGAAGGAGTTTTGGAGCATACTTAATCTGGTTGGAAAGCATCACAGTCCGCCAAGATTCAGAGAAACTAGAGCACTGTATTTCCCAAAATTCACTAACAGCTTTGGACCTCCTTTTCTTCATGCTAGAATACCTTGTTAAGACTTGGCCCACTTGAAAGTGTGATATATAGGACTAAGATACGCCGCAACAATCACTTTGAAGCTTAAATATCATTTGAGCCTAAGGATGCAGAAATTCTGTTCCTTTTAGGATTAGAAATCCTCAAGAAAATAGTCAACAAAAGCTAGTTATTAAGGTAAATAGCGAAGAATTGATAAACTTTAGAGCAAAGTCTAGGTGGACACTCCAGAAGCGCATTCTAATAATTTCTGCCACTGCATCACCCATCCTCATTTAGGCAACATAACTTTGATCTCTTTTGACTGATTTGAGATTTTCTTAAGGTGATAGTTTGTATTGCTTATATAGGAATTTCCTTTCTGGGCatctattttgtttttgtatatCTATATATTGTTGCATATTCCTTTGAAAAAGGTGACTTCAGCTGAAAGTAAACTTATGTCGCACAAATGTCATTGAGGTCATCTTTTTTTACCTTGTAAAGCTTGAGATTATTCATGTAACATATTCTTTGTGAATGATGAATCTCTTTCTTATCTCCAGTTGTCAGCCTTTTCTTCTTATGTTGTTCCAtcttttgtgatttttcaaTGTGTTACTAAAAATGCTAGCGGCAGTAGTGTGCTATTTACTAAATAATTGGGACGGTGATGGCAACAGGAAGTAGTTACAATATTCGGGCAAGAACATATGTAAAGGCGCAGCGCAAGAAAATTGTCGATGCATCATTAGATATATAAGGATGTTATAATGCAGATGGGTGCTGTTTTTACATCTACTTGGTTATAGAAGAATATGCTACTGAAATTCAAGAatatatttttcatattttatcTTCTATTTAGCGTACTAATCCAGTCATAATATCATAGTTTGATTTTTTAAGTTATACTTTGCATGAAACCAGGTCACAATGCCCAGGGATGCTTTGCATTTTGGAGGCACTGAACACAGAGAGTTACATAATGCCTATGGTTATTACTTTCACATGGCTACATCTAATGGCCTTGTCAAGCGAGAAAATGGAAAGGATAGACCTTTTGTCTTGTCGAGAGCCTTTTTCCCTGGAACTCAAAGATATGGAGCAGTATGGACAGGAGATAATACAGCTGAATGGGATCACCTAAGGGTTTCAGTTCCAATGTTATTAACCCTTGGTCTAACAGGAATATCATTCAGCGGTTAGTAAAGTGCTTTAGCCTTTTCTACCAATCAGTAGCTATCCTTTTTATGATTGTTAGTGATGCTAGAAGTACTTTGCAGGTGCCGATGTTGGTGGATTTTTTGGCAATCCTGAGCCTGACTTGTTAGTGCGTTGGTATCAACTGGGAGCTTACTATCCCTTCTTCAGGGCACATGCACATCAAGACACCAAAAGAAGAGAACCTTGGTTGTTTGGGTATGATATCTTCTTATTATCCAAATTGGCAGATACAAGAAAAATTTGCCTAATGCTATCATCATCTTATTATCTATGTGTGTATTTTTCATGCTTTCAAGATTGAAATTGTGATTCTtcttttttctggttttttacTCCTCCCCCCTTCTCTTACGCAAAGAACAAGGCAGGCAAAAAAGCCACATGTGCACAAAAACTAGCTGCTGTTTGTGCTTTAGGATTTTCTGGTACTTGATATCTTTGTTTCTCACCTAAGATGATGATGCTTAAAGAAGATGCTTAACCTAATTTACTTCCATGTTGGGACTAGGAGTAGGTGTTTGGTTCGAAACATCTACAATATTGTATAGAACACTTGCTAAGCGGCCTGCAGCAAACATATAGGAACATCTTTGTTGTTCTTATAATTCTTATCAAATCATCTATGAGAAAGCCTTCTTATAGTTAATGCAATACTTTATACCTATACATGGATACAATAAAGGTGAAAGAATCTTCTAGGAGTTAGCTAATGAGAAGAATGGccaaaatgatgaaattttgaaGTTAGTTTTCTGCCATTTGAAGAGATGCATAATATGTaagttgaaacttttgatgaCAATTAGTTCAGGTTATCATTAAGTTCAATGGCTACAATAGATTGCTGTATTTAACACAAAAGAAGTGTTAAAAAGAAGTGCTGGGTTAAAGGAAGTTGAAGGGTGTCTTGCTTCTGTAGCATGTTAACTTTGGTGAGTCTAGTCACCAGACATTGAACTTGATGCTGATTTCAGTCGATCAGACGTGCTAGCTAAACATTGTCATTTGTTGCTGGGATTCTGAGGCTTTGTCTCCTTGTCTCTTCATAGTCAAATATCATTTTCTGATAGGTAGACAATGTAGCTATATAGGCATCAAGATTAATAATATGGTATTGGtctttttagagaatcaggaGTTCTCTGTTGTGGAAATGTGGTTGAAAGATAAGTCAAAGACTCAGAGAACTGAAAAGCGGCCACAGTATTTGCTTTTAAGTGTTTATGTGTGATCTCTGCAAAAGATTCAAAAGGGTTTTGTCTGTGGAAAggcatttttcttctttcttaagaaatgctttcttctttctttcttctctggAAGACCTCCAGATGTTGGAAAAAGCATTTAGGGTATTGTTCAGTCAATATAATATGTCCCAGTCTACAGATTCTAGAGGTATTCAATTTGAGAGCATATAAACTAATCATAAGTGGGTTTCTTCATCCCTTTTGTGCATGAAATCCTAATTTATATTGATTTTCCTACCCTTTGTTAGCTCCAAGTGAATGTGTTTATGGTTTCCCAAAATGGTTACCCTATTGAGGGCTGTGAATATGCTTCTATGCAACTTCATTCCACTCTGCCTGAGCATGTGACATTAGAGCTTCAAATTAGGGACTAATTGAAGAACAGGAGACATGGTATACCTTACCTTCCATTTTCAAATTAATTTGTTCCTTGGTTGACAACTTTTTGTTGGATTCTATCAATCAAGTTTCTTACATTCTCTAATCATCCTGCTACAGGCCTTCCATCAACAGAGTAAGAATGGAAAGGAGATATTACCCCTTATACCATGTCCCTTTTGCTTCAAAACGATTAACTTGTCAACTGTAAATGATATTGCATCTCCACTACGTAGGTTCCATGTGTAAATGAATCCCTAGAGCAAAAACAGAGGCAGCCACAACTAACTTGTTCAGAGGCCTACTAAACAACCATATGCACAGCGTCCGGTTTCAGTCTTATCTAATTCTCTTAACTGCAGTTCATTGGTATTAAGGGATGTATAAGTGCTTTGTGAACTTTTGCTTCCAGAGAGGCAATTTGATTATACCAGATTAACTTATTGTTACTCTTCAACCTTATAATCTTCTTAGAGCATTAATTTAGAAGTAATCTTCTGGATAGATCTCAGAGGTCTGATCAACCTGTGAGCTTTTTCGTGTTCATTTATATTTGTGGGATgtagaaataaattatttatggATCTTTTACATATTTGGACAAAATATGCAAAATGCATACATTATGGGTTCAGTAAACCATGTTGAAATAAAATGAACATTTCTGCATATACAGCTATCTACTTCATTTTTCATTTAATACAAACCCTGAAACTTATTATGAAGGTTAATCTTTGAGAGCAAGAGCAGCCAGAAGTCTGTGAAAATGCATTGAATTTCCTCTGTTGGGTGACATTCTATGCAATACATAAATTGTTTCACTCTGACTGGTTTAAAAATTGTCACCAAGCTGTTAATTTTTGTCTATCATCCGTAGCATCTAGGCATAGACTTGTACTGTAACTTTGGTGAGAACTCAATGAAAGAGCAAATTTAAGCTGGAATCATATGTTTAGTAGTGTTTTAAGATCAAAGTGTTCCCTCCC
This portion of the Coffea eugenioides isolate CCC68of chromosome 11, Ceug_1.0, whole genome shotgun sequence genome encodes:
- the LOC113751550 gene encoding probable glucan 1,3-alpha-glucosidase; protein product: MKESPNLIFHVLFLLLLISPSVFSWKKDEFRNCNQTPFCKRARSRKPGACNLIATEVSISDDGDLIAKLITKTPENNESQDPPVEVDSKPLLLTISVYQDGILRLKIDEDQSLNPPKKRFEVPDVIVDEFLSKKLYLQRISEEKIDNDLGFSSVVYLDGDYEGVLRHDPFEVFVRERRNGKRVLSINSNGLFDFEQLREKKEGDDWEERFRSHTDTRPYGPQSLSFDVSFFGADIVSGIPEHATSLALKPTSGPGVEDGFSEPYRLFNLDVFEYLHESPFGLYGSIPFMFSHGKARGSSGFFWLNAAEMQIDVFGTGWNAGQDKIMMPVDEKRIDTLWMSEAGVVDAFFFVGPGPKDVIRQYTSVTGRPAMPQLFATAYHQCRWNYRDEEDVFGVDSKFDEHDIPYDVLWLDIEHTDGKRYFTWDKVLFPNPEEMQNKLAAKGRHMVTIVDPHIKRDDNYYIHKEASDNGYYVKDASNRDFDGWCWPGSSSYVDVVDPDIRSWWADKFSYGNYVGSTPSLYIWNDMNEPSVFNGPEVTMPRDALHFGGTEHRELHNAYGYYFHMATSNGLVKRENGKDRPFVLSRAFFPGTQRYGAVWTGDNTAEWDHLRVSVPMLLTLGLTGISFSGADVGGFFGNPEPDLLVRWYQLGAYYPFFRAHAHQDTKRREPWLFGERNTQLIREAIHTRYMFLPYFYTLFREANVTGTPVIRPLWMEFPADEETFSNDEAFMVGNGLLVQGVYTERAKHVSVYLPGDQSWYDLRNGATYKGGKRHKFEALEDSVPAFQRAGTIIPRKDRFRRSSTQMDKDPYTLVIALNSSKEAEGELYIDDGKSFNFENGAYIHRHFKFSNGKLTSSNAAPSGAGGNKFSTDCTVERIILLGLSPAPKSALIEPTNQKVGIEMGPLTIRPGKSPSFATIRKPNVRIADNWTIKIL